In the Apteryx mantelli isolate bAptMan1 chromosome 1, bAptMan1.hap1, whole genome shotgun sequence genome, one interval contains:
- the LRRC4 gene encoding leucine-rich repeat-containing protein 4, whose amino-acid sequence MKLLWQVTVHHAWKAALFVYLTVHAWILCAAAASPGPQSCPSVCSCSNQFSKVVCTRRGLSEVPQGIPSNTRYLNLMENNIQLIQADTFRHLHHLEVLQLGRNSIRQIEVGAFNGLASLNTLELFDNWLTVIPSGAFEYLSKLRELWLRNNPIESIPSYAFNRVPSLMRLDLGELKKLEYISEGAFEGLYNLKYLNLGMCNIKDMPNLTPLVGLEELEMSGNNFPEIKPGSFHGLKSLKKLWIMNSQISLIERNAFDDLTALVELNLAHNNLSSLPHDLFAPLRYLVELHLHHNPWDCDCDILWLSWWLREYIPTNSTCCGRCHAPLHMRGKFLVEVDQTSFQCSAPFIMDAPMDLNISEGRVAELKCRTPSMSSVRWLLPNGTVLSHASSHPRISVLNDGTLNFSHVLLTDTGVYTCMVTNVAGNSNASAYLNVSTAELNTSNYSFFTTVTVETTEISPEDISPKFTKPVPTTSTGYQPAYTTTTTVLIQTTRTPKQVAVPTAADSNDKMQTSLDEVMKTTKIIIGCFVAVTLLAAAMLIVFYKLRKRHQQRSTVTAARTVEIIQVDEDIPAAAAAAAATAAPTSVSGEGAVVLPTIHDHINYNTYKPAHGAHWTENNLGNSLHPPVTTLSEPYIIQTHTKEKVQETQI is encoded by the coding sequence atgaagctcttgtggcaggtaACTGTGCACCACGCCTGGAAAGCTGCCCTTTTTGTCTACCTCACGGTACACGCGTGGATCCTGTGCGCAGCGGCCGCCTCGCCCGGACCCCAAAGCTGCCCCTCGGTCTGCTCGTGCAGTAACCAGTTCAGCAAAGTGGTCTGCACGCGCCGTGGCCTGTCCGAGGTCCCCCAGGGGATCCCCTCCAACACCCGGTACCTCAACCTCATGGAGAACAACATCCAGCTGATCCAGGCGGACACCTTCCGCCATCTGCACCACCTGGAAGTCCTACAGCTGGGCAGGAACTCCATCCGCCAGATCGAGGTAGGGGCTTTCAACGGGCTGGCCAGCCTCAACACCCTGGAGTTGTTTGACAACTGGCTGACGGTCATCCCCAGCGGGGCCTTCGAGTACCTGTCCAAGCTGCGGGAGCTGTGGCTGAGGAACAACCCCATCGAGAGCATCCCCTCGTACGCCTTCAACCGGGTGCCCTCCCTCATGCGCCTGGACCTGGGCGAACTCAAGAAACTGGAGTACATTTCCGAGGGGGCTTTCGAGGGATTATACAACCTGAAATACCTTAATCTGGGGATGTGTAACATTAAAGACATGCCGAACCTCACGCCCTTGGTGGGGCTGGAGGAACTGGAGATGTCGGGAAATAATTTCCCCGAGATCAAACCGGGCTCTTTCCATGGGTTAAAGTCTCTCAAAAAGCTCTGGATTATGAACTCGCAGATCAGCCTGATCGAGCGAAACGCCTTCGACGACCTCACCGCACTGGTGGAGCTCAACCTGGCCCACAAcaacctctcctccctgccccacgaCCTCTTTGCCCCGCTGCGGTACCTGGTGGAGCTGCATCTGCACCACAACCCTTGGGATTGCGACTGCGACATCCTCTGGCTGTCGTGGTGGCTGCGGGAGTATATCCCCACCAACTCCACCTGCTGCGGGCGCTGCCATGCCCCTCTGCACATGCGAGGGAAGTTCCTGGTGGAGGTGGACCAGACCTCCTTCCAGTGCTCTGCGCCCTTTATCATGGACGCCCCAATGGACCTCAACATCTCCGAAGGGCGGGTGGCTGAGCTCAAGTGCCGGACTCCTTCCATGTCTTCCGTTAGGTGGTTGCTGCCTAACGGGACGGTCCTGAGCCACGCGTCCAGCCACCCGCGGATCTCCGTCCTCAACGACGGCACCTTGAACTTCTCCCACGTGTTGCTGACGGACACCGGGGTTTACACGTGCATGGTGACGAACGTGGCGGGGAACTCCAACGCCTCGGCCTACCTCAACGTGAGCACGGCCGAGCTCAACACCTCCAACTACAGCTTCTTCACCACCGTCACGGTGGAGACCACGGAGATCTCCCCGGAGGACATCTCCCCCAAGTTCACCAAGCCCGTGCCCACGACGTCGACGGGCTACCAGCCGGCgtacaccaccaccaccaccgtgcTGATCCAGACCACGCGGACGCCCAAGCAGGTGGCGGTGCCCACCGCGGCCGACTCCAACGACAAGATGCAGACCAGCCTCGACGAGGTGATGAAGACCACCAAGATCATCATCGGCTGCTTCGTGGCGGTGACGCTGCTGGCCGCGGCCATGCTGATCGTCTTCTACAAGCTCCGCAAGCGGCACCAGCAGCGCAGCACCGTGACGGCCGCCCGGACGGTCGAAATCATCCAGGTGGACGAGGacatccccgccgccgccgccgccgccgccgccaccgcggctcCGACCAGCGTATCAGGTGAGGGGGCAGTTGTGTTGCCCACAATTCATGACCATATTAACTACAACACCTACAAACCGGCACACGGGGCCCACTGGACAGAGAACAACTTGGGGAACTCTCTGCACCCCCCCGTAACCACCCTCTCTGAACCCTATATAATTCAGACCCACACCAAGGAGAAAGTACAGGAAACtcaaatatga